In Phoenix dactylifera cultivar Barhee BC4 chromosome 1, palm_55x_up_171113_PBpolish2nd_filt_p, whole genome shotgun sequence, the genomic stretch GAGGACCCTTGGagtgccatgagggcccgatagctctccaggtggtcgagggggtcgatagtcccattgtagggctccacttggggcattttgaacctcggtgggaccgattcatcctcgatctggcaggAGAAGGGtgacttggtggtgaactcaaagtcaccctcGCGCCTTGCCTTCCTGCTGTGAAGCGCCTCAATCTGGCGCTCGAGCTTCTCGACATTCTTGTCGAGTTCCCCACCTTGGGGAACTGCCACGGTGGTCTGCTCTGGCGCTGGTTCGCCTGGAGCTGATTCCGCCTCCGAAGGCTGTGGCCTTTTGTCTAAGCTCCTCCCTAGCGGTTCTCTCCGGAGAGACGCTCGGGTTGAGCCTTGATAGCAGCGTCGTTCTCCATTGTTGGCCATtgatccgtctggagggagAACCGGTTGGGCCTGAACCTACGGAGGCGGCATAGGGAGAGCCTCCATACGCTGCAAGCCTTGGACTGCTGTGGCCAAAGCCTGAACTTGCTGTACCAAAACATTGAATTGCTCCGGTTGGACTTGGGGGACTAGGTCCGCTGGAGGTCTTGGTGGTGAgatctggacagagtgtccagggctTGGTGTGGAACGCCGGGAGGCGTTGGAggctcctttgcttcttagcttcatggccacaactcgggcccttcctctagcgccaactgttgctggaaattgaacCCGGAGGCGACCataggctgagaaggaggagttccGACTGGTGGTGcgtcgacgggcggcgtccttCAGGgatcctgcaagaagccggtggccggggtttccaccgccggccctccgatggttaagtcagagggggctattgtgaagagggagagagaatattttctaaaattctCAGCCTCCGGTCCCCCTTTTAGAGGGAGAGAttttccttttataggggggtacagggttacctgtgatgtgacggggcgaATTAAATGAGTTACCGTAATGATTGAgcacgatcgtgtgaattaatgcgcTGCCGTGGAGGGCTGGACTGGAGCCAATGAGTTGCAGTGGGTGACTGGGCGTAGTCGAGTGAGTCAACTAGCTGTCGTGAAGGGCTTAAGATTTTGAGTAGGTCGGAGATCCATGGAGGCCGTgtacattaattgttgagtaagccggagatctgcggaggccatgcgcattaattgttgagtaagccggagatctgcggaggccatgcgcattaattgctgaCAGCCGCCCAGGGCATAgtccctggttgatatgtcgtggcatGGCTGGCGAGCGGAGCATGGTGCGGCGAGGTTGtcgcagggcatggccgcaacaTGTGAACGGCAAGGTCAACCTTCTGAGGTCGTCTTAGCGTTTTGAAATCAGGGATGTCGAGATCGGGCGCCTCGAGGTCGGGCGCTTCGGGGTCGGGCGCCCCCAGTCACGTGATGGCGATGCATTCACGTGTTTCGggacgatccatttttcccccaacaagtCTAAACATCAATAACTCCACATAGGAGCAGGAGAATAAAACTGGATAGCATAACACATAAGTGCGCACATTATCATAATTATAtaatgaaaaatcaaaaaagatGAGGATAAGAGTTCCCTCAtcaaggttatatatatatattctttttggATAGGTTCCATCATCGCATTGCCAAAGTAAGCTAACTTTGAATAGGTTCAGCCAAGACCATTCAATATTTCAACATTCAAGTCTACATTTAGGAGGCAAGATGAAGCAGAACTTACGCTCCATCAAGGgaaaaataagtaaaatatgGATAAATGAGGGCTTCTAGCTTACTTGTCGTGTAGAAGTTTTTAGAACAACACATTTTCCCTTTCTTTGTGAGTCTAGATCAACATTTGCACCATCTTCCTCAGCCTCATCTTCTGGATTCATCTCCAAAATCTAAAGATACCACGAAGGTCagttaaaaaaagaaacaaatgatATGATTAACATTAAGGCGAATGAAGTGCAAAAGTTAATGTCGTAAAATAACGAGATTAAACTGTTTCCATCCTTCAAACCACTAATAACATATAAATGGAAGCCCTGATTATCTAGGTGAAATATATTTGAATCTAATTATGAAATTTATGACAGGATCATCCAAAAGTTCATCATATAATGCCAATGAAGAGGGCTACGAGTCAAGAAGACAGTGAAAATCcatacttctttttcttttcctttcttgtgCTAGAGTTTCAGGGTTTAATACATTGTTATCCTTCAGATAAATTgtacaacccccccccccccccccccccaaaaaaaaaaaaaaaaaaaacaaaaaacaaaaaaaaaaaatcaaacaaaagtaaagaaagaatgaaaagggGAATTAAAGGCTTGGAGACGAAGGGAACGCAGGGAGCAGAAACCTCGACGATGTTACCAACGAGATAAGGGAGCTGCTTGTTAAGTTTTATCTTTTCCTGGTTCTCCTTTATCTTTTCCTTGAAGGATTCCAACTCGAGATTCGTCCGCTGTAACTCATCCTGCCGCAGATCACAGGATTGGAAAAATCAAGAACAACAAAAATTCTAATTTCTCGCAGAAAGAGCGTGTCAAGAGATGGGAAAGAGGAGGATAGAAGGGGACAAGAAACCCTAGATTGTTTGGGGAAAAGGATGGGATCTTGATTAGGGTTTTACCTTGAGGATCCGGATCTCATTGTCGAGGAGGCGAGAGGCCCTGATGATGTCGTCGGTGGTCATTGAGGCCAGCTGATCGTCTTCGAAACTGTCCTCCATCATAGCTGAAGCCATTGGAGAAGAGTGAGGAGCAAGAAAGAGATGACAGAGACGATGACTGGTGGACATAGGGAGACGAAGCTTTGCATTTTATAACACGTAACGTCGGCAATCGCATTGCCGActttatatttctttttcaaCCCCTTCATTAAAGTTGCAATTTTCGCTTGCCGATTTCGATTTACATGCATTATTATAATTACGAAAAAAATCCACGGCTCACGTTGTTCTGTGTTTCGTTTTGCGAAGTCGGCGTTAGCTGGCGAGTTCATGGCTCGTTTggtggaagaggagagggaaagaTCCGGTCAAGAAATATctcaaatccagttgaaattttaaaaaaataaaaaattagattCTATATAGCAAtaagatttttatattttataaaaaaatatatgggaCATGAAAAGGTTTAATTTTTATTAGTGAAAATTGAGAGAGAAACTCTGGGGAAAGGAAACCCTGGAGAGAGGAATCTTCTCGGAGGTGGTCTAACGGTCATCTTCCACCGGCGAAGTGCCTGGTGAGGTCGCCGCTGGTCAAGGATACGAGGCTCACCTGCAACGCGTCGTGCCGCCTGGTTCCTGGAGGGGCACAACGGCAGGGATCCCGTGGGCTTTCTGACGAATCGGGAGCTCTCGCCTTCATCTAACATTCTGTCTTGCAGGTGCTCCATCTCCACAGGGCTCCACTACATGGACCGGAAGGGGAAGCAGCCGGCGGGGGAGAAGGAGGAAGGAACGGCGAGAGGAAACGGTAAGTCTAAATCTTCTTCTGGAAAACAGAGCGGCGGTCGGGGGGAGCACTCCGGTGCCTGGTCGAGGCCGGGGCCGTGGGTGACTCACTGGCCCTCGGCCGCGGAGGTGGAGCGGCTGAGCCGCCGCTTCCCGGAAGTCGTCACACTTCCGGAGGAACCCATCGCGGCGGCTCGGCAAGAGTGGGACGGGCGGGCGGTCATGGTGCGTAGCCTTGGCCGCCGTGTTCCGGCCGAATGGGTAGCCAAGGACGTGGCTACCCGGGCTAACCTTAAGGAGGTGGTGGCCGTCCCTCTAACGGACGGCTACCTGGCTCTGCGTTTCCGGTCGACGGCGGACCGGGACGGGGCCTTAAATGAGGGACCctgggtggtggcggggcagctccTCGCCATGGCTCCTTGGGTCCCTGATTTTGAGCCAGGGGAGGAGGCCGTTACTTCGGTAACGATGTGGCTTCGACTCCCCCGCCTGCCGCCGGAGTATTGGTCGCCGTCAACCATCTTGGAGATCGCGTCTAGGGCAGGCCGGCCGATCGCTGTGGACGGGGTCACCGAGCAGCGACGGGCGATGGGTTTCGCTCGGGTGAAGGTGGTGGTCGATGCCACCGCGCCCCTTAGACCTGGGATTTTGATCCAGGGGAAGACGAAGGTGCGGTGGCAGCCCTTCGTCTTCGAGAACGTCCCCATTCTCTGCCCCCTGTGTGGGCGGATGGGTCACCTGGAGGCAGCGTGCAGTTTTCCGGTGTTTACTCAATCGGCGGAGGGCGGGCCGCCAGGGGAGGGGGACCCTGGGGGTGGCTCTGTTCCGTCGGCTCCTGCAGCGGGGATGGAGACCCAAGGGCCGATTTTTGGCCCTTGGATGGTGGCGACACGGCAGAGACCTCTGCCGCGAGAGTCGCGACCACCACGGCCGAGGGAGCCCGAACCTGGACCCGAGTCCGCCCCGTCTCGGCCGCCACTCCCACCCCCGGCAGCTCGACCGGTGAGGGCCGCGCCTGGCCCTGGACCTGAGCCACCCTTAGCCAGGCCGACATCGCCGGTTGCCCTCCTGACCCTACCGGTGTCCCCGGCCCAATCGGTGAGGGCCGCGTCTGGTTCAGTTCCTGAGCCATCCTTAGCCAGGCCGACATCGCCGGTTGCCCTCTTCACCCAACCGGTGTCCCCGTCGGACACCGACGGCTGGCAAAAGCCGTCGAAAGTGGCCCGGCGACGGTCACCGGCTGGTGGGGGGGGTGGGGCTTACCCGGCAGCCACTGTCCCGCTATGGGTTGACACCGTCGATGACCTTGACGAGGTAGACCCGGAGCCGAGTTCTGGTCGCGCACTGGAGAGGAGGAGCCCGGATCACAGGTGGTCTGACCCGGGTCCCAGTGAACCGTGCAGCCGGCCTCGCGGTAACAAGCGGGCTAGGGCCCCGGTGGGCCTCGGGCATCCACAGGGCCCAGGAGCGCGGGCCCAGTCGGCCTTGCCTAGGTCGACCCAGCGGGCCAGGGCCTTCAGGGCCCGGCGTGCTTCGCGTGGGACAGCGGGCGGGGCCCAAGACGTGCCGCGCGACGGGAGCGGGGGCTGCGCCGTTGGCGCGCCGCGTGCTGTCGGCGCGCCGCGTGCCGTCTGCGAGCCGCGAGTTCTGCGTGCTCGGGGCGCGCGGGCAGGCCGGGCCTACCGGGGCGCGCGGAGTGCACGGGCCCATCCGGGTTCGTTCACCACGCGGGCCCAGCGTGGACCGCGGGGGGGGGGCTACTCATGGACAGCGGGCCCTGCTACAGGGACAGGGTCCGCGGGTCCAGCCTGGGGGGGCTACTCAAGCCCAGCTTGGGGGGGCCCACAAGCTCAGTTAGCTGCATGCATGGGCACCCAGGATGAGCGGGACCTGCAGTTCCAGGGAGATTCGACAGAGGACCCCGGGATGCTAGTAGGCCCGTTTCAGTATAGGTCCCCGGGTGGGGGATTGGCCTCAGTGCAGGGGACCCCTCTGACTGTTGGTCAGACCCCCCTCGTGCGGGCCCCCTGGGATACACTGGAGGGCCTTGGGAGAGGCCCAGATGGGGTCTATCGGTTTGGCTCTCCGACCCCAGCCTTGGGTGAGCGGCTGGAGGCTGCTCCTGAGGGATGCGAGTCCAGGGCTCATCTTGGACTGCATTTGGAGGAGAGTCCGACCGAGCCACTGACGCCACGAGAGGGTGTGGTTGGGGTGCCGCCCGGAGGGGCACCCTGTGAGGGGCCCTCTTACAGTGGTGACGGGGGCCATGATTCCATGGGTATAGCTATGGCAGAGGGGGACCACCCAGCTGTCGTGCGACTCATTAGGGCGGCGGTCATGCGCGATGCATCTGGCGATGCATCTGGTGTGGTAGAGCAGCAGGGCGACCTAGGTCGCCAGCTTGACATAGCTCCCACGACCCAGGGGGAGGATGAGCCTGAGGTCGACCCTGCGGACTGTGATCCATGAAGGTTCTAGCCTGAAATtgtaggggggcggccaagccggCCTTCATGTCTTCCTTTAAGCGGCTAGTGCAGGTCCATTGTCCAGAGATCTGTTTTCTTTGCGAGACGCGATTATCGGGCGATGGACTGGTTCGATTGAGGCGGCGCCTGGAAAGGGACTGGGAGACCTATGCAGTTGAGTCCCAGGGGCTGTCTGGTGGCCTTTTGGTCCTGTGGAGGCGAGGGGTGGCGACGATTGATGTCTTCCACTACTGCCCTCAACAGGTAGTCATGGTTGTATCGGAACCTGATACTGACCCGTGGGTGTTGTGCGGTGTGTACGCGAGCACGGACTACAGGGTTAGGAGAGCTCTTTGGCAAGAGATCGCCAACCTGACTGCCCAGGGTATCCCGACGGTGTTAGTTGGTGACTTCAATTGTATCCAGAGTGCGGGTGATAAGAGGGGAGGTGCGGAGTTCACGGATAGAGTGGATAGGAGGGAGTTTCGCGACTTCGTAATGCGGAACGGTCTGGTGGACCTAGGTTTTTCGGGACCGCGGTTTACCTGGTGTAACAATCAATCCGGTAGtgctagggtttgggagcgATTAGATAGGGCCTTTGCGACCCCAGATTGGATCCTCCGGTTCCCTACCTGCTGTGTTAGTCACTTACCCCGGATTGCATCTGACCACTGCCCTCTGCTGATTTCCACTTCATCGGGACCTGGTCATCATAGTCCCTTCCGCTTCGAGAAGATTTGGCTATCGTACCCTCAGTCTTGGGACATCGTTCGCGATGCATGGCGTGTCCCGGTACGGGGAAATGCGATGCAACGGGTCTCCCGCAAACTTGAGATTACCAAACGGCGGCTTCGTCGTTGGAATCGCGAGGAAGTGGGCGATATCTTTCGGAGAGTGGAGGGGGTCGAGACTGCGATTGCTGATCTACAGAGGAGAGAGGATCTAGGAGGTGAACTTTCGGCGGAAGACATGACCGATCTCCGGGGACTTCTAGCGACCCACCATTCACTGCTACGGCAGCATGAGATTTTTTGGCGACAGAAATCTCGGGTCCAGTGGGTACGTGAGGGTGATCGCAACACTAGGTTCTTTCATCGGACGACGGTTATCCGGAGACAGCGGAGTATGATTCACTCATTGCGAGATGGGTCCGGTCAGCGTGTGGAGGGTGAGCCTGCCGTCAGACAGGCTTTACTTGATTTTTTCCGCACCAGATGGACGGAGGATGGAGGCCCTGATGTTGATGGCCTCCTTCCGAGGCCTGATGTGGGTATTGCTGATGATGAGAATATGACACTGGTTCGACCGGTGTCGGCgcgggaggtggaggaggcagTCTGGGCCCTGGCAGTGGATAAGGCTCCGGGACCCGATGGGttcccccctttcttttttcGGAGATATTGGGGTATCATTCGGGCTTCAGTGGTTGAGGCTGTGcagtgcttcttcactcaggcaGCTATGCCTGAGGATTGGAAGGCCACCTTCATCACGCTCATTCCGAAGCGCCAGGAGGCGGTAGAGCCGGGACACTTTAGGCCCATCAGTTTGTGCACAACCTTGTATAAGGTTGTGGCGAGAATAATGGTGGGCAGGATCAAGCCTCTATTGCCGGGCATTATCAGCCAAGAGCAGGGGGCCTTTGTGGCGGGGAGAAACATTTCCCACAATGTTATGTTggctcaggagatgatgtgggatcttcagCGAGCATCGAAGCGGCGCAGCTTGATGGTAGTCAAGCTAGATATGGAGAGGGCATATGATAGGATCAGGTGGAGCTTTCTGCGGAAGGCTTTAGAGACCTACGGTTTCCATAGGAGATGGATTGGTTGGGTCCTAGGGTGCGTCCAGAGGCCAAAATTCTCCATTTTGGTCAACGGCACACCGACGAGTTTTTTCGAGTCCACTATGGGACTGCGGCAGGAATGTCCCCTATCCCCTTACTTATTCATTATTTGTTCTGATATCTTGTCTCGTTCATTGCAGGGTGCGTGCACTAGTCGGGAGCTGGAGGCCTATGTCCCAGCACCGGGGGTGGGACCTATCTCTCATTTATTGTTTGCTGACGACTGTCTTCTTTTGACCAGGGCGCATGCTTCTGATGCACGGGTACTCGCTAGAGTGCTGGCAGGTTACTGCGCGGCGTCCGGACAGAGAGTTAACTTCATGAAGTCAGCCATTCGGTTCAGCCCTAGCACGGAGATTAGAGTCAGACTGGAGACCAGGAGGATTCTGCAGATACCAGAGCAGGAGGGGACATTGGTCTACCTGGGAGTCCCTATCACAGGCCGGAGACTGCGGGTGACAGAGTGCTCCGGGCTGGTACAGCGGGTCGAGGCCaggctggagggatggagggcatcatctctatccatgatggggagattGACACTGGTCAGATCGGTGTTAGGATCTATGCCGGtatatctcatggccaacactgtgGTCCCAAAGACGACTCTGCTGAAGATTGAACGTCTTCTTCggagcttcttgtgggggtctcATAGTGGGGGCCATGGGGTACATCTGGTGGCTTGGGAGCACGTCTGCCTCCCCATCAGTGAGGGTGGTCTGGGAGTGCATTCCCTCTTGGAGCGGCGTGAGGCCCTTGTTGCTCGACACGCAGCTCGCTTCTTGCTGGAGCCGCAGGGGCTTTGGAGCAGGGTGATGGCAGCCAGATTTGGCCGAGGGGGCTCTGAGGTGGCACGGAGTGGCCGCCGAACTTCCTTTATGTGGCGCGAGATTGCGAGGTATTTGCCGACTGTGTCGGCTAACACCAGGTGGCTGATAGGCGATGGGCGGAGCGTCGATGTGACCGATGATCCATgggtggacactttgcctctgAGATGTTGGCCGACGATGGTGGATACTGAGGCAGCAGAGGGGCTTCGGGTGTGTGACCTCCTAGCACCAGGGAGGACAGAGTGGGATGATACCAGACTACATCAGCTGTTTGGGACACATCTTGCTGCGAGGGTACGGTCCCTTCCA encodes the following:
- the LOC103719156 gene encoding 26S proteasome regulatory subunit 6A homolog isoform X1 encodes the protein MSTSHRLCHLFLAPHSSPMASAMMEDSFEDDQLASMTTDDIIRASRLLDNEIRILKDELQRTNLELESFKEKIKENQEKIKLNKQLPYLVGNIVEILEMNPEDEAEEDGANVDLDSQRKGKCVVLKTSTRQTIFLPVVGLVDPDKLKPGDLVGVNKDSYLILDTLPSEYDSRIKAMEVDEKPADDYNDIGGLEKQNLLKPLCCQ
- the LOC103719156 gene encoding 26S proteasome regulatory subunit 6A homolog isoform X2, encoding MSTSHRLCHLFLAPHSSPMASAMMEDSFEDDQLASMTTDDIIRASRLLDNEIRILKDELQRTNLELESFKEKIKENQEKIKLNKQLPYLVGNIVEILEMNPEDEAEEDGANVDLDSQRKGKCVVLKTSTRQTIFLPVVGLVDPDKLKPGDLVGVNKDSYLILDTLPSEYDSRIKAMEVDEKPADDYNDIGGLEKQVTPTSTT